AAATTTTTCCTCTGAATTGACAACTGAATTTATTTTTGATTAACTCTTGAGTTATTCCTGAGATATTAATCTTTCCAGCTTCGCCTGATGATTCCATTCTACTCGCTGTATTAACTGTATCTCCCCAAATATCGTAAGCAAATTTCTTATCACCAACCACTCCGGCTGAAACGGGACCTGTATGAATTCCGATTCTCAATTGCCAAGCCCCACCTAAATCCTCCCCATTGGGGAGGACTTGAG
This region of Bacteroidota bacterium genomic DNA includes:
- a CDS encoding adenylate/guanylate cyclase domain-containing protein — its product is QVLPNGEDLGGAWQLRIGIHTGPVSAGVVGDKKFAYDIWGDTVNTASRMESSGEAGKINISGITQELIKNKFSCQFRGKISAKNKGEIEMYFVEKKNSSLPFGES